In Dioscorea cayenensis subsp. rotundata cultivar TDr96_F1 unplaced genomic scaffold, TDr96_F1_v2_PseudoChromosome.rev07_lg8_w22 25.fasta BLBR01001181.1, whole genome shotgun sequence, the genomic window AAAACCAAAACCTCACCTCCAAATCAAATCTTGCCGAAGAAGAACCATAAATTATAAGAATGACTCCAATGCTGATAATTAAATTTGCTCTGTTGTCTGCTGAGTATATCTCAGAAATTAACTGCATCATGTGTGCCAAGAAGTTATCGAGTTTTGGATGTGCCTCTACATATGTATGATACACGGTGAGCTGAACAAACAGCAGAGATCATCCTTTCCGTCCAGGACGGTCATCGTCCTTTGCACTGCCACTTCCTAGAGCCACTGCTGCAGATTCCACATGAGTTAGAAGGTACTCGTAAATCTTCTTCCTTAACCGTTCTATCGTTTCAATAGGGACTTCCTCCCTATCTCCGTCTTCGTCTTCTCTCCTTCCAATTTCATCTAGCCAATCATTGACCTTCTTGAGCTGTGATAGCATTCCCGCAACTCGCTCTCTGTCTCTTGGTCCTGGATCATTAACATCTGCGTCCAAAAATCGCTCAACAAACCCCAAGAACCAGCTCCTAGATTCATCATCTAATGCTCTTGCTAAATCAGTCTTTTCCTCTAGACCTCCACCACGTGACCAAGCCTGAGGGAGCAATGGCGGTGGCGCACGTGCCTTTCCTCTTGATGTAACTGCTGATTTTGATGGAGTAGAAGCTGATGAAAGCCGAGGTTTAACTTTGGATGAAGTAGGTTTAGTTGGGCTATCAAGGATGAccgtcaatgaagaaaaagaggagaccGATGATGAAGTGGATGTTTGGTTACTACTTTTGTGCTCGTAGAGGGAGAACGGAGAGAGGTCAGTGGCGAGTGCAGCATTGATCCATGAAGTGGCACGCTTGCGTTTGTCTGATGAGACCTTGAGGGCTTCCTCAGAGATGGAGGGTTCGTTGTTACTTGCAGATTGGTCAGACGAGGTGTCAGACGGCAGGAAGGTCTTGAGGAGGGAGTCCGCGACGAGACCGGCGCGATTGAGGGTGGAATGGAGAGTTAGAAACTGCTCCACTGCTGGTTGGGGGTTATCTTCCTTTGCAGTTGAACTTAGCTCTGCATACATACTGTTAAACACAGTTAGTAAATGGACAATCATGTATAATTGTATACATCATACAGCTATGGATCATCAATATGTTGAATCTAATAGTGCATCAAGGATTAAGATGTTTAGCAAATTTGTGTGGTCTCCTATGTTTGCCATGTATTGCTCCAAATAAAACTTTCCACTCTGACATAACTTTGCATGGAAAACAGATGGATTTCTGAAGTTATGAACACTGAACCGCAAACTACACTGGCAAATTTTACTAATATTTTCATCTGATTCACTGTTTGTAATATCTTTTACATATATAAGACACTACATATAACATCTCAACTGACATCAAAAGACTTGGTTTACAAACCAATATTTCCTAAGATTGTTTCAATGTTCTATTCTCAAATTTGTTttatcaagaaaacaaaaaacttcGTCCTTGTTTGAAAAGAAAACTCAAAAGCCATCATTCAACCTGTCTCCTACCACATTAGTGAAACCTTGAAAGAAGttagaaaatataatagttataaaaaatgatcagtaaaataaagataaactaAAACAATCTATGAATTCCTAAGAGAATTTAGATACATCAGGAGGTTCATACTCGTAGATTTTTGAAAACCGGTAAAACCTTTAGTAGTAACCAGATTATTCACTGAAGAGGCAGTTTGGTTCTAAAACAGAGCCGCATATTGATATTCAGCTTTCACAGCTTTGATTTCAATTGggttttcaattttcaaaattaaaaaaaaaaaatagaaacttgggaaacaaaaaaaggaagaatatgAAGACACAATTAGGCAGCACTGTCCATGGCGTTATTTTCTTTGCGGTTTCATAGAAAACTAAGTCAGCatttcttgttaaaaaaaaaaaacaagaatcaatTGGAACTTTGAATACAATCACATTGCTCAAAACTGAAGAGGAAAACAACATTGCTAAGTTAAGCAATCACCTTTatggtttgaatcaaaataaaagaaGGCACAAAACATCATTATATAAACAATCACTTGTACCAGCCAGAATCAAAACGGTTGGTGCGACCGCTTGCAATAGTAGATGAAATTTGAGAcagaaaatcaaacaaaatctgAAGTTCATTTTCATCCAGCTTTGCGGACTGAGTTTTACCAAAATTACATTACTTGATGCTTAtgcaattaaatcaaaataaagtaaTAGGTGCAAACTGAAAGTTTCAATATCTGATTATCTTCTTATATATAAGCTGGAGTATGTAGGGCAAAATTTAATGGTGTTAAAACAAAATGATCTTTGGGCTGAAAACTATGGAGAAGCGGAAAATTATCTCAATAAATGTATTAGTGTAATCATTCTTACCTCAAGCACCGGATTATACTTTCAGCAGCAGAAGCTTCTTGCATGGCTTCAATAGCAGCAAATTGAGATGCATCTCTATACTTCAAAActtcctaaaagaaaagaatgatcagaaaaataaataaccaaacataaaaagaatgaagaaaagcatattttcaaaaagaaagtaGATCCCAGACAAGACTGCACAAAATACAGAAACGACACCTTTCCAAGTTTCGCCAGAGGAGGTGGTAGTGATGCCCAAGAGTCACTGTGATTGCTCCATTTTCTACTAGGACTGACTTTGACTAAACTACCGAGGTTTAGGCCAGTGGCACCTTCTGGTGTTTTCTTTACACCATGAGAACGTTGTTTGTTGGACTTATCACCATCATCTGAAGCACCAGTTGAATTTGCTTTCTTCTGGGGAGTTTGGAACCTGGTATCTTCCTTAGGTTGCGGCTTTTCACTTGCTATAGATTTTCGAGGAACCTGCAGAATAAAAACATAGCAAGATGAACTCCAATGTGATTATGGATGCAGTTCCAAATTCTAATCTTTACCCTCCGTTTTCTAATCATTCGAATCAATAgtaagaaaggaaaaaaaaataacagtaACAAATGAAcaacataatataaaaaacataactaGAAGCAaaagttattttgttttatcttcTGGATAATGAAAACTCAATCCATGGGTAGAAAATGCATAATTGATGTCAGAATTTGTCATCCAATAGAAGTTCCACAGGCATATTAATATGGCCTTATCCAAACAATGCCATCTTTTGATAATGGAAGCATTCATAAACATGTATAAGACAGCATTGAGCATCAACAAGTTagaaattcatataaataaatgcaattCAACTCCAAATGGATGAGAATCCTTACAGAAGAGCTTCGACTCTCAGATTTGATCTCAATTTTTGAGCTCCTTGAGTTGGATTTATCCCTTACTTTTGTCTCCATGTTACCTTCCCAGCTTTTTCTCAAAGCCTTAGGCCCTGGTTCAATCCCCGGTAACATATTCCCAATTGAATTTGCTACAGACGTCTTTCTGCCAGCAGTGGTCGCCTTCAAAACAGAAGCTGCCCTCTCCAACAAACCCATCTTCAAAGAGTTACCCTTCTCTGTCCCTTTAACTTTTGCTTGctgtttgatttctttggagAACTTCTCAAATGATGCAGGAAGTGAATAACAACTTGTAGGAGACGAGGGGATTGACCTTGAGCTCGCTGATTTTGACTTCACACCAATAGGATCCCTTTTCTCCACTTTGCAATTTGCAACTTGTTTCATGACTAAAGAGTTCGACTTACTGACCGATGGTTTGTTCTTCTCTGCCTTCTCCACTTTACTAGTTCCATTTGTTTTCCCGACATTATTCCTCTCTTTGTCAATTTTTTCTGTAGATCGGTTACTATCAGTCTTGATACCATTTGATAGTTTCAATTTGTCCATATTCAGAAAACCCAAAGAATGAGTAGCTACAAGATCTTCAGGGCTCCCAACGCATGGATGGCGGCCAGGGACAACCCTCACACCTTTAAGGATAGGCACAGGGGACGCTCCTTCCAGCCGTTCGACATGAATAAACTGACCCAATTGGATCTTATCACTCAAGATGAGATCAACATGCTCATCAGGCAGAGATACATAAGTAGCATGAGATGAATCAGAGACCTTTAGGTAAAATCCTTTGTTAGAATAGAGATCACCGCCAGCGAGGGCGGGAACAATACTGACAACCTGGAGAAGCGACGACCGATGTTCACCAGCAACCTTAACATCAGTGTTCATATGCTGAAGAAGCTTAAGAAGGACACCGGGCACCAATGCAGCCATACTGTTTGTAACTAAATGATCCAAAATTCTGAAAGACgaacacaaacacaaatgtaTTTGTCCTCAGGCTTGCATACCTTAGATTCACACATAttgcaaaataatattatgtttgaaCAAATCCATCATATGTTGCTCCAATGCAAAATCTATGTTTCAATTTTACCAGCATTTGAGCAGAATCATCCTTGACAAAGAAAACTACAAGTTATATTGCCCAAATGCAACAGCACTCATCAAATCTGAAATGCAAATGGAGCAAAAAGTGGGAAGCAATGAGGAAACAAATTTGGATCAGAGCATTCTAGATAATATAAAGGACAAAATAAGCAAGATCAATGTCTTACATCAAAACTTGAAAACTCAATGAAGATATAATACATccgaataaaaatgaaatacaagaaTTCAAGTTTGAAATACAAACATATCCTAAAAGACAAAAACTTTTGATTGAATAGGACAATATATAACTTTCTAATGGATCCAAAATGGACTTCATCTCCAGTGAATGCATTTGGACATTTGggacaaaatatcaaatttattcCCTAGTATACATTCTTCAATGCAGAATGATACAGAGGAAGAACCAGATCTCAAGTTCCAAACCAATCTCATTCTAGAAAAGATCAAAACTGACACCactaaatcattaaaaaaaaacaaaaagaaaagaaagaaagaaagaaagaaaaaaaccactTCAAAGAAAGGGAAACGAAAGATGTTTGCATGGATCTCTCTCATAAACCAATACCAATCTTCTCCAAAGTCCAAATTTTTTCCCCAACAAATCTCCCAAAACAATGACAAAAAGACCACCTAATCATACGAATCACAACCATCAAAACAACACAATGCA contains:
- the LOC120255743 gene encoding uncharacterized protein LOC120255743; this translates as MAALVPGVLLKLLQHMNTDVKVAGEHRSSLLQVVSIVPALAGGDLYSNKGFYLKVSDSSHATYVSLPDEHVDLILSDKIQLGQFIHVERLEGASPVPILKGVRVVPGRHPCVGSPEDLVATHSLGFLNMDKLKLSNGIKTDSNRSTEKIDKERNNVGKTNGTSKVEKAEKNKPSVSKSNSLVMKQVANCKVEKRDPIGVKSKSASSRSIPSSPTSCYSLPASFEKFSKEIKQQAKVKGTEKGNSLKMGLLERAASVLKATTAGRKTSVANSIGNMLPGIEPGPKALRKSWEGNMETKVRDKSNSRSSKIEIKSESRSSSVPRKSIASEKPQPKEDTRFQTPQKKANSTGASDDGDKSNKQRSHGVKKTPEGATGLNLGSLVKVSPSRKWSNHSDSWASLPPPLAKLGKEVLKYRDASQFAAIEAMQEASAAESIIRCLSMYAELSSTAKEDNPQPAVEQFLTLHSTLNRAGLVADSLLKTFLPSDTSSDQSASNNEPSISEEALKVSSDKRKRATSWINAALATDLSPFSLYEHKSSNQTSTSSSVSSFSSLTVILDSPTKPTSSKVKPRLSSASTPSKSAVTSRGKARAPPPLLPQAWSRGGGLEEKTDLARALDDESRSWFLGFVERFLDADVNDPGPRDRERVAGMLSQLKKVNDWLDEIGRREDEDGDREEVPIETIERLRKKIYEYLLTHVESAAVALGSGSAKDDDRPGRKG